CAACTTTGTGAGCTTTTACTCCAAATTTTTCGCGCAGCATATTTGCAGTGAACTCAGAGATCGCAACAATCGGAATCCCAATTTCGTTAAGAGCCAAAAGGGCATTCATTTCCTTCAAATAACCTAGCTTCGCTGATTCGTGTTGGAGATCTGGGTCTGGCCATCCGTGTTCGGTTACCACCAGCCTATCGCGAGCCCCTGTCAATAATCCGATATTAGAAGTGTTGGTGTGAGTGATGTCAAATAGTACCTTGGGCAAGACTTTCAATGCAAGAACTCTCAGAGCTCCTCCAATCTTCCAGATGTCCGGTGCAACCAGTTGTCTATTGATATTTGGCTTTACTAGTTGCTTGGGAAATTCCCTCAGCGGTGTTGATAGGGATAGAACCCAAATATCCACGTATTTCGATAGAGACTGAACCATTCCTATAGTATAATGCTCTACGTGAGAGGTAAACAAGACTCTCATTAAGTTGTAATAGCCGATTATGTTGTTTAACATTTTTTTGTGATTGTTCGATACCAATGAGTTCTTTCCAACAGTCTTTGAAAATAATTAAGCCCTGGACAGACAAAAATCTGATTTTTCGATCCGTATCCGTAATTACGGAAAAATCAGACTCATCCAATCTTTGAAATTTATTAAGCATTGCCTTACAAAGAAATGAAATTTGGTCAGAGTAAGAGGCCCAAGATGCTTACACTCATTTATATCGCATGTCATTTGCAAGTTGTTGGTAATTTGCAATTAAGATTTAAATGGGAAATGACCTTTTGAGAAGCCGATATACAATACATCTAGATTCGAGAAAATTCTCAGATCCGCGAGATTACAAAACACTTCAGTCTAAGCGAATCAGGATGTTCATCGCTAGCCGCAGGACTCCAAGTTATTACGTCAGATGCGACGCATTTGATCTTTTCTAGATATGCTAATTTCATAATGTGCAATACATCAGGCTTTCTCGCTTCGGTTCTAAATATCAAATTTTATGTGACTAAAAAGTGATGCACTCATTGCTTTCAGGCTTGGGGTACATCCCTTCTGGACATCTCATTTCATTTAATTGAGATCGAGTATTTAGTTAGTAAATTTCGTTTAATTTTCAAAAGTTTGAACTTCCGCATATCTACGCAAGGAATGGAATTATCAAACAAATTAAAAGTACATCCATTTTGAAATCTAGCTATCCCATTGTTTGACCTCCCTTCTCTCACCATTAACTTTATCCAATCACCCAACCTTACAGAACGATAATACTTATCGAAATCACACGAGAATAATTTGGAAGGGTAAATCATGAAGATCTTGGTCATCGCACCGAGCGTCACTAGACCGTATTTAGGTCCCTCCGTTGCTGCTTATAACACGCTCGCCGGCTTTTTAAAAATTTCAAGAGAGCTCGAAAGGAATGAAGTCAAGATTACTTTTCTATCTATCAATGATGGATCAGGAAGTAGAGTGATTGATGAGAATATCGAAGTAGTTGCGCAAAAGAGAATCCACGCTTTTTGGCTCCCTCGAGAGATTCAAGGTTTGATCACGATGAGGAAGGGATTCGATCTTGTTCATTCTCATGACATTTGTGAAGTATTTCCCTATTTCTTGTCAAAACTACCAGTGATTCTCACATTGCATGGAATCTTTTGGCGTGAAATTAGATTTAAGAAGGGCATATACCCAAAAATTTGGCTTAATTTGGGAGAGCTCAGATTAAGAGGATACTATTCCAAACTTGCTAGGTTTGTTGCTATTTCTCAATACATGGTTGAAGAACTTCAAAAGAAAGGGCTAGATATCTCAAAGGCTGAAGTGATTGAAAATCCGATTAATGATGATTTTTTCAATGTCAGAAAGAACGAAGAGCCTATAATCGTATACCCCGCAACGCTATTGCCTTTGAAAAACCAGCTTGGATTTCTAAAAGCTGTCGCATTAGTGAGGAAAGAACTAGGGGAATACAAAATCAAACTAGTAGGCTCTGGGGATAGTACTTACGAATCAAAGCTGAGGGAGTACATCAAATGCAATGACCTTCCTGTTGAATTCCTGGGAAAAGTTCCTTACGAAGAGATGCCGAGAATCTATTCCACCGCCTCCATCGTCGTGCTTACGTCCTTTCAGGAGAATATGCCAATGTCCATTCTCGAAGCCTTCGCCACCGGAACTCCCGTATTGGCTTCTAATGTGGGCGGTATACCGTTTGTGGTGAGGAATTATGACACTGGCTTATTAACAAATCCAAGCGACCAAAAAGACATCGCAGACAAACTGCTGATACTTGTAAATGACCACAACTTGAGAAGGAAAATGGGCGAACGCGCGAGAGAAGAGGCCTTAGGTAGGTGGAAATCTGAGACCATCGCGAGAAAACTCCTGAGCTTGTATCTCTCGATGAAGGCTTTGCA
This DNA window, taken from Methanomassiliicoccales archaeon, encodes the following:
- a CDS encoding glycosyltransferase family 4 protein, coding for MKILVIAPSVTRPYLGPSVAAYNTLAGFLKISRELERNEVKITFLSINDGSGSRVIDENIEVVAQKRIHAFWLPREIQGLITMRKGFDLVHSHDICEVFPYFLSKLPVILTLHGIFWREIRFKKGIYPKIWLNLGELRLRGYYSKLARFVAISQYMVEELQKKGLDISKAEVIENPINDDFFNVRKNEEPIIVYPATLLPLKNQLGFLKAVALVRKELGEYKIKLVGSGDSTYESKLREYIKCNDLPVEFLGKVPYEEMPRIYSTASIVVLTSFQENMPMSILEAFATGTPVLASNVGGIPFVVRNYDTGLLTNPSDQKDIADKLLILVNDHNLRRKMGERAREEALGRWKSETIARKLLSLYLSMKALQ